A genomic segment from Bacteroidota bacterium encodes:
- a CDS encoding LysR family transcriptional regulator, which translates to MTDIIFEEQRCSHIWYRMFKVRGNIWIESENGALIGVGRMKLLEQIDELGSITAAARAMKMSYRQAWELVDSMNTQAKQALVETSTGGVGGGGTTVTHEGKKAIKQYKKLLESFDEFQNKETGRLKF; encoded by the coding sequence ATGACCGATATCATTTTTGAGGAACAGCGATGCTCGCATATTTGGTATCGCATGTTTAAAGTGAGAGGCAACATTTGGATAGAAAGTGAGAATGGCGCTTTAATTGGCGTTGGTCGAATGAAATTGCTCGAACAGATAGATGAGCTAGGTTCCATTACTGCTGCAGCAAGGGCCATGAAAATGTCCTATCGGCAGGCATGGGAGTTAGTAGATTCTATGAATACGCAAGCAAAGCAAGCATTAGTAGAAACCTCTACCGGGGGAGTCGGCGGCGGTGGAACAACAGTTACCCATGAAGGGAAAAAAGCAATTAAGCAATACAAGAAATTACTCGAAAGTTTTGACGAATTTCAAAATAAGGAAACGGGTAGATTAAAATTTTAA
- a CDS encoding molybdopterin molybdotransferase MoeA: MISVEEAKKAVVEASVPLSPIQHPAAKALHFVLAEDALSPTSYPPFHQSAMDGFAFVYADYAEKKPIEIIGEAPAGIPFKEKVLTGTAVRVFTGAKIPEGTDTVVMQEKVSVENGQLIIQDAALKQGVNVRQEGLQIKKGEVALEKGIVLNAGAIGYLTSLGITSVNVYPKPRVSIIVTGSELQKQGRPLEDGQVYESNSFSLIAALASIHITPTEVITIGDEEKQTTDTLRSAIANSDIVLVSGGISVGKYDFVGKCLEELNVENIFYKIYQRPGKPLFFGKQNNCLIFALPGNPASVLSCFYEYVLPSLKIMQGFTEVFLKKLNLPLSADFNKKEGLGFFLKAKIINGKAAVLSGQESNNIGAFAFADCIIYLPASKGNVKAEELVEVHLLP; encoded by the coding sequence ATGATTTCAGTAGAAGAAGCAAAAAAAGCAGTAGTAGAGGCAAGCGTTCCGCTTTCGCCTATTCAACATCCTGCCGCCAAAGCATTGCATTTTGTGTTGGCCGAAGATGCGCTGTCGCCTACTTCATATCCTCCTTTTCATCAATCAGCCATGGATGGTTTTGCATTTGTATATGCTGACTATGCCGAAAAGAAACCTATTGAAATTATAGGCGAAGCCCCTGCGGGAATCCCATTTAAAGAAAAAGTTTTGACCGGAACCGCGGTTCGTGTATTTACCGGTGCAAAAATTCCGGAGGGAACCGATACCGTGGTGATGCAGGAAAAAGTTTCTGTTGAGAACGGCCAACTGATTATTCAGGATGCCGCCCTAAAGCAAGGGGTTAATGTTCGGCAAGAAGGCCTACAAATCAAAAAAGGAGAAGTTGCTTTAGAGAAGGGAATCGTTCTCAATGCCGGAGCAATTGGCTACCTCACTAGTCTGGGGATTACCTCCGTGAATGTCTATCCAAAACCCAGAGTGTCCATCATCGTTACCGGTAGCGAATTGCAGAAACAAGGCAGACCGCTGGAAGATGGGCAAGTGTATGAGTCCAATTCATTCTCTCTCATTGCAGCTTTAGCATCCATTCATATTACTCCCACCGAGGTAATTACTATTGGTGATGAGGAAAAACAAACCACAGACACCCTTCGCTCCGCTATCGCAAACTCAGATATTGTTTTAGTGTCTGGGGGAATCTCCGTAGGCAAATATGATTTTGTAGGGAAGTGTTTGGAAGAACTGAACGTTGAAAATATCTTCTATAAAATATATCAGCGACCGGGCAAGCCATTATTCTTCGGTAAACAAAATAACTGCTTAATCTTTGCCCTGCCCGGAAATCCCGCTTCTGTGTTGAGTTGCTTTTATGAGTATGTTTTGCCTTCCTTAAAAATAATGCAGGGGTTCACCGAAGTATTTTTGAAGAAATTAAATCTTCCCCTTTCGGCTGATTTTAATAAAAAGGAAGGGCTTGGCTTTTTCTTAAAAGCAAAAATTATTAATGGCAAAGCCGCCGTTCTTTCCGGTCAGGAATCTAACAACATAGGAGCCTTTGCATTTGCCGATTGTATAATTTATCTGCCAGCTTCTAAAGGAAATGTAAAAGCAGAAGAATTGGTGGAAGTACACTTGTTGCCGTAA
- a CDS encoding uracil-DNA glycosylase family protein, whose product MNKLIKEVLACTICKSYLPFPPKPILSVSADARIVIIGQAPGIKVHQSGIPWMDRSGNELRRWLGVTEDQFYNNKLFALMPMGFCYPGRGTSGDLPPRPECAPAWHALLLKKMKHLELTILIGQYSQKYYLGKRLKPTLTETVKSFHEYLPEYLPLVHPSPRNQIWQKKNPWFEKDIVPYLQKTIALMLK is encoded by the coding sequence ATGAATAAATTAATCAAAGAGGTTCTGGCTTGTACCATCTGTAAATCCTATTTACCCTTTCCGCCGAAACCTATTCTCTCTGTCAGCGCCGATGCCAGAATCGTTATCATCGGACAAGCACCCGGAATAAAAGTTCATCAAAGCGGCATCCCGTGGATGGATCGGAGCGGCAATGAATTAAGGCGCTGGCTAGGGGTTACCGAAGATCAATTCTACAACAACAAACTGTTCGCACTGATGCCCATGGGCTTCTGCTATCCGGGCAGAGGCACTTCGGGTGATTTGCCGCCTCGGCCTGAATGTGCCCCTGCCTGGCATGCTCTTCTATTGAAAAAAATGAAGCATTTAGAACTGACCATCTTAATTGGACAGTATTCCCAAAAATATTACTTGGGAAAGCGTTTGAAACCAACACTTACCGAAACAGTAAAATCCTTTCACGAGTATCTGCCCGAATATTTACCGCTGGTTCACCCCTCACCCAGAAATCAAATATGGCAAAAGAAAAACCCTTGGTTTGAAAAGGATATTGTTCCCTATCTGCAAAAGACCATTGCTTTAATGTTGAAATAA
- a CDS encoding PorP/SprF family type IX secretion system membrane protein — MSVNFYKTVCITAGMLFAFIAGAQDIHFSQYNASPMALNPAMAGMNSCDYRVYGNFRSQWLTINSGGTYRTFAGGADMSIGKITKYNSFAGLGVSFFSDQAGDLKLGTNRVDVSFAYHVMLNRKGTMQLSAGLQGAFNYRSIDPSKATYDDQYDPSTGGANPAIPGESFGRTRVMYGDAGFGFLYSAMFKETTNFYFGFAASHLNQPKISFFPSGQDASKSGNERLNLKLTWHGGMSLPIGKKLSVMPNFLILWQGPSYEFNVGCNFKTIIGNPTLSKTAVAFGVQYRGLYDAVILNTRVDYKGIGLGLSYDINISKLLPASNSIGAPEISLTYQGCFRKKPKPGHCPYFI, encoded by the coding sequence ATGTCGGTAAATTTTTACAAAACAGTTTGTATAACAGCGGGAATGCTTTTTGCGTTTATCGCTGGTGCTCAAGACATTCACTTTTCTCAATACAATGCCTCACCGATGGCGCTCAATCCAGCTATGGCTGGGATGAACAGTTGCGATTACCGCGTTTACGGCAATTTTCGCTCGCAGTGGCTCACTATAAATAGCGGTGGAACCTACCGGACTTTTGCCGGCGGCGCGGATATGTCTATAGGAAAGATTACGAAGTACAACAGTTTTGCTGGACTCGGTGTTTCTTTCTTTTCAGACCAGGCGGGCGACCTGAAACTGGGTACCAATCGAGTAGATGTTTCCTTTGCTTATCACGTTATGCTGAACCGAAAAGGTACGATGCAACTTTCGGCTGGTTTACAAGGCGCTTTCAATTATCGCTCTATTGATCCTTCTAAAGCTACTTATGATGACCAGTATGATCCTTCTACCGGTGGGGCAAATCCTGCCATTCCTGGAGAAAGTTTTGGAAGAACCCGAGTGATGTATGGAGATGCAGGGTTTGGATTTTTATACAGCGCCATGTTCAAAGAAACGACCAATTTCTATTTTGGTTTTGCTGCCAGCCATCTCAATCAGCCTAAAATTTCGTTTTTCCCCAGCGGACAGGATGCCAGCAAGTCAGGCAACGAGCGTTTGAATCTTAAACTTACTTGGCATGGAGGAATGTCGCTACCAATTGGCAAAAAATTATCGGTGATGCCCAACTTTCTTATTTTATGGCAAGGCCCTTCATACGAATTTAATGTAGGGTGTAATTTCAAAACGATTATCGGCAACCCTACTCTTAGCAAAACAGCAGTGGCTTTCGGAGTACAATACCGCGGATTGTATGATGCAGTCATCCTGAACACCCGAGTTGACTATAAAGGAATTGGGCTTGGACTGAGTTATGATATAAATATTTCTAAGTTGCTCCCGGCCTCCAATTCCATAGGAGCACCAGAAATTTCCCTGACTTACCAAGGTTGTTTCCGCAAGAAACCAAAGCCGGGGCACTGTCCGTATTTTATCTAA
- a CDS encoding C40 family peptidase, whose amino-acid sequence MKYGLTHLSIIPLRREAAHRSELVSQLLFGESYKVLEKKENWLRIACIYDGYEGWIDENQHRELSEKDFNNLLRGESGVALDMVCNASSSHQSIPILSGSSLPLFDGMNFKMGKGKFIYNGQAIQPDAQNSALFERIAMRYLNAPYLWGGRSPFGIDCSGFTQVIFKFMGIKLPRDAWQQAEQGSVVNFIEESRPGDFAFFHNEDGKIIHTGMILKDRTIIHASGKVRVDKIDHFGIHNSESKKYSHQLKLIKRFF is encoded by the coding sequence ATGAAATATGGATTGACCCATTTAAGTATCATTCCCCTTCGGCGCGAGGCTGCTCATAGAAGCGAGTTGGTGTCACAATTGCTTTTTGGAGAATCATATAAGGTTCTGGAAAAGAAGGAAAACTGGTTGCGCATTGCTTGTATTTACGACGGTTATGAAGGTTGGATAGATGAAAACCAACATCGCGAGTTGAGTGAAAAAGATTTCAATAATCTTTTAAGGGGGGAATCAGGCGTGGCATTGGATATGGTGTGCAATGCTTCGTCAAGTCATCAGTCTATTCCGATACTTTCCGGGAGCAGTCTTCCCCTTTTTGATGGTATGAATTTTAAAATGGGTAAGGGAAAATTTATTTACAATGGACAGGCCATTCAACCAGATGCCCAGAATTCCGCCTTGTTTGAACGGATAGCCATGCGCTATCTCAATGCGCCATATCTATGGGGCGGGCGCTCGCCCTTTGGGATAGATTGCTCTGGATTCACGCAGGTGATATTTAAGTTTATGGGAATCAAATTGCCTCGCGACGCCTGGCAGCAGGCTGAACAGGGCTCGGTCGTTAATTTCATTGAAGAATCTCGCCCTGGCGACTTTGCTTTTTTTCATAATGAAGATGGAAAAATAATTCACACCGGAATGATTTTGAAAGATAGAACCATCATACACGCTTCCGGCAAGGTTCGCGTAGATAAGATAGACCACTTTGGCATTCACAACAGCGAAAGCAAAAAGTATTCGCATCAGCTGAAACTTATCAAAAGGTTTTTCTAG
- a CDS encoding o-succinylbenzoate synthase has product MLKSSFKKYQQTFKLPVLTSRGVMKVKNGYYLFLSDGKQTGVGECSFIEGLSIDDLSPYENMLQEVCNYCATGDKSQMPDLEHFPSIRFGYETALLDLSQGGKMVLFEGDFTKGAKQIPINGLVWMGKRDFMLRQIGEKLEAGFRCIKIKVGAINFEEEIMLLDFIRSKFPSDLIEIRLDANGSFNQKDVFKKLERLAHFDIHSIEQPVKQGQIKLMQEVCKNSPILIALDEELIGIADSEMKDLLCEINPSYIILKPSLLGGFERCNHWIELAKEQNIGWWATSALESNIGLNAIAQWVFGYNNPLAQGLGTGGLYTKNVASPLFIENGCLGYNPTKVWGKLEL; this is encoded by the coding sequence ATGCTTAAATCTTCTTTTAAGAAATATCAACAGACGTTTAAGTTGCCGGTGCTGACTTCTCGCGGTGTCATGAAGGTGAAGAATGGTTATTACCTGTTCCTCAGCGATGGAAAACAAACCGGTGTGGGCGAATGCAGCTTTATAGAGGGATTGAGCATAGATGATTTATCTCCTTATGAAAACATGCTTCAAGAGGTATGTAATTACTGCGCAACAGGTGACAAGTCCCAGATGCCTGACTTAGAGCATTTCCCTTCTATCCGGTTTGGATACGAAACAGCCCTGCTCGATTTGAGCCAGGGAGGGAAGATGGTATTGTTTGAAGGTGATTTTACCAAAGGCGCAAAACAAATTCCCATCAATGGATTGGTATGGATGGGGAAAAGGGATTTTATGCTTCGGCAAATAGGAGAGAAGCTGGAAGCAGGCTTTAGGTGTATCAAGATAAAAGTCGGGGCGATTAATTTTGAGGAGGAAATCATGCTGCTGGATTTTATCCGCAGTAAATTCCCGTCCGATTTGATTGAAATCCGCCTCGATGCCAACGGGTCTTTCAACCAAAAAGATGTTTTCAAAAAATTAGAAAGACTTGCGCATTTTGATATTCATTCCATAGAACAGCCCGTGAAACAAGGGCAGATAAAGCTAATGCAAGAGGTCTGTAAAAACTCACCGATCCTCATTGCTTTGGATGAAGAATTGATTGGTATTGCTGATAGCGAAATGAAAGATTTGCTCTGCGAAATCAATCCTTCATACATCATCCTGAAACCGAGCTTGCTGGGAGGTTTTGAGAGATGTAATCATTGGATTGAGTTAGCCAAGGAGCAAAACATAGGCTGGTGGGCCACCAGCGCTTTGGAATCCAATATCGGTCTTAATGCCATTGCCCAATGGGTTTTTGGATATAATAATCCTCTCGCACAAGGTCTCGGAACCGGCGGTCTTTATACGAAGAATGTTGCTTCTCCTTTATTTATCGAGAATGGATGTTTGGGCTATAATCCTACGAAGGTTTGGGGGAAGTTGGAGTTGTAA
- a CDS encoding GNAT family N-acetyltransferase, whose protein sequence is MDIEIRMFFFNAPEYLHALALRDEVLRKPLGLKFTRDELEKDKPDIHFGLFADGEIVACLILSESGGGRMKMRQVAVSEAHQRIGLGMHLSNAAEKYAVENECHTMYCHARKEAVPFYLSMGYQLVSDEFLEIGLSHYIMEKGLS, encoded by the coding sequence ATGGATATAGAGATAAGAATGTTTTTTTTCAATGCACCGGAATATCTACATGCTCTGGCTTTGCGCGATGAGGTTTTGCGAAAGCCTTTGGGGTTGAAGTTTACACGAGATGAATTGGAGAAGGATAAGCCAGATATTCATTTTGGATTGTTTGCCGATGGTGAAATAGTTGCTTGTTTGATTCTTTCTGAATCAGGAGGAGGAAGGATGAAAATGAGACAGGTTGCGGTGAGTGAAGCTCATCAGAGAATAGGGCTAGGAATGCACTTGTCAAATGCGGCTGAAAAGTATGCCGTTGAAAATGAATGCCACACGATGTATTGTCATGCCCGGAAGGAAGCAGTACCATTTTATCTAAGTATGGGATACCAATTGGTGAGCGATGAATTTTTGGAGATTGGTCTCTCGCATTATATCATGGAAAAGGGTTTGTCTTGA
- a CDS encoding acyl-CoA dehydrogenase family protein — MIERNVYTDEHIMFAQSVRDFVAKEVLPYNAEWEKNKMVSRESWLKFGEAGFLCPQVDEQYGGLGIKDFRYNALILEELARTGSAGPAVGYPLHNDIVCPYIEKYGNEATKKKYLPKMVSGQMISAIAMTEPGAGSDLQNIKTVAVDKGDHYLVTGSKTFITNGYLCDLAVVAIKTDPTKGAKGISLFLMEAAWKGFTKGKPLEKIGLHAQDTCELFFENVKVPKENLLGKVGEGFAYMMTELAQERLIVGLMAIAAAEGVLESTIQYTKDRKAFGKSVSDFQNTRFKLAELSTEISIGRVFADRCLELHNQKKLDAAAASMCKYWLTDLQGKVADECLQLHGGYGYILEYPVARAWADARVQRIYAGTNEIMKELIARNVLK, encoded by the coding sequence ATGATTGAAAGAAATGTTTACACCGATGAGCACATCATGTTTGCTCAATCTGTTCGCGATTTTGTAGCAAAGGAAGTGCTGCCATACAATGCTGAATGGGAAAAAAACAAAATGGTTTCTCGCGAAAGTTGGCTAAAATTTGGGGAGGCAGGATTTCTTTGTCCGCAGGTGGACGAGCAATACGGCGGATTAGGCATTAAAGACTTCCGATACAACGCACTCATCTTGGAAGAACTTGCCCGAACCGGAAGCGCTGGCCCGGCAGTAGGTTATCCTTTGCACAATGATATTGTTTGTCCCTACATCGAGAAATATGGGAATGAAGCCACCAAAAAGAAATATTTACCAAAAATGGTTTCTGGTCAAATGATTTCGGCCATCGCCATGACGGAGCCAGGAGCGGGTAGTGATTTACAGAATATCAAAACTGTCGCAGTGGACAAAGGTGACCATTACCTCGTTACTGGTTCGAAAACTTTTATCACCAACGGGTATCTATGCGATCTGGCTGTAGTAGCGATCAAGACAGACCCAACCAAAGGAGCCAAGGGGATTTCATTGTTTCTAATGGAAGCAGCTTGGAAAGGATTCACCAAAGGGAAGCCTTTGGAAAAAATAGGTCTTCATGCACAAGACACCTGCGAACTATTTTTTGAAAATGTAAAAGTCCCTAAAGAAAATTTGCTCGGAAAAGTAGGTGAGGGCTTCGCTTATATGATGACTGAGCTAGCGCAGGAGCGCTTGATTGTAGGTTTAATGGCAATTGCCGCTGCAGAGGGCGTTTTAGAAAGCACCATTCAATACACCAAAGACCGCAAAGCTTTCGGGAAATCAGTTTCGGATTTTCAAAACACCCGTTTCAAACTGGCGGAACTGAGTACTGAAATAAGTATCGGCCGCGTTTTTGCGGACCGTTGCCTCGAGCTGCATAATCAAAAGAAATTAGATGCGGCAGCTGCCTCCATGTGCAAATACTGGCTCACCGATTTGCAAGGGAAGGTGGCCGATGAATGTTTGCAGCTTCACGGAGGCTATGGTTATATCCTGGAGTATCCCGTGGCTCGCGCTTGGGCAGATGCCCGCGTACAGCGCATCTATGCCGGCACCAATGAAATCATGAAAGAGCTGATTGCGAGAAATGTATTGAAATAG
- a CDS encoding winged helix-turn-helix transcriptional regulator, with amino-acid sequence MKNEKAKLPQQVLVINSDKGSDKISVELSTIKRAALTLRALYHPLRKTILELIQDNGESIVTDIYKKMKIEQSVCSQHLAILRRAEVVTTRRNGKQIFYSVNPKRIGEIYDLAKSLAQRTVK; translated from the coding sequence ATGAAAAATGAAAAAGCAAAACTACCGCAACAGGTACTGGTTATTAACTCCGATAAAGGTTCGGATAAAATTTCGGTTGAATTAAGTACGATAAAACGTGCTGCATTAACATTAAGGGCATTATATCATCCATTAAGAAAAACGATATTGGAGCTCATTCAGGATAACGGTGAATCTATCGTAACTGATATATATAAGAAGATGAAGATAGAGCAATCCGTTTGCTCTCAGCATCTGGCTATTTTAAGAAGAGCAGAAGTAGTCACTACGCGCCGTAATGGAAAGCAGATTTTCTATTCTGTGAATCCTAAAAGAATTGGTGAAATCTATGATTTAGCAAAATCGTTGGCTCAAAGAACCGTGAAGTAA